DNA from bacterium:
CCCGAGACGCTTACGCCTGCCTGCTGGTTCTTGAGGGCCGCGTGCTGAGCGCCGAGGTCAAAGAGGCTGCTGAGCTGCTGGCTACCGTGGTCGGCCAAGATCTCGAGGAGACCGAGGACGGCACGTATCGTATCGCCCGCCGGGTGGCCAAGGATCGGGTGATCTCGACCGTGGATACAGAGGCCCGCCACGGTCACAAGCTCATCGAAGACCTTGTCGACAACGAGGTCGCGTCCTCCGGCGCAGCGGACGCCAGCGCCGGCTCCGAGCCGGAGCCCAGCTGCGCGGATGAGCAAGAATCCGAACGTCCGAAAGTCTACGGCGATGCGGCATACGGCACCGGCGAGTTTCTGAACCATCTCGAGAAGGCGGGCATCGACTCGGGCTGCAAGACCCAGCCTCCTCACAATCGGAACGGCCTGTTTCCGAAGAGCCACTTCCAGGTCGACCTCGACACGGATACTGTGACCTGTCCAGCCGAGATCATCGTCCCCATCCGCCGCACTGCTGCCGACGGCGGAGGCATCGCTTGCTTTGCCGATGCCTGCACCGATTGTCCGTTGCGACTCGAGTGCACCACTGCCTCACGTGGCCGCAGCATCCGAGTTGGACCTCATGAAAAGCTCCTTGCCGAAGCTCGCCATCGGCAGAAGGATCCCGACTGGGCAGCCGACTACCGAGCCACCCGCCCCAAGGTCGAGCGTAAGATTGGCCACCTGATGCGGCGCCGACATGGTGGACGCCGGGCACGGGTTCGCGGTCTAGCCAAAGTGGATGCCGACTTCAACCTCCTCGCTGCCGCTCATAATCTAGCGCGCCTGGCCGTGCTCGGGATCCAATGGACAACCCTCGGTTGGGTGGCGGGAACGGCCTAGATTGGGTGGCGGGAAGGCTCTAGAGACCGGATTACGGCCTTAGAAACCGGATTACAGTCGCAGAATCGCCCAAATTCGACCGAACAGCGCCATGAACCCCCGAGCAGCGCTCGCCCAACACGGAGCACCAAGCGGGGAGCCAAGCTCCG
Protein-coding regions in this window:
- a CDS encoding IS1182 family transposase, whose amino-acid sequence is MVLQRLEGLSDREAVERYSFDTRWRFAAGVGGYGGGKWGQFSHTVLVDMRARLAASEAPRRIFDVTLEAASQAGCVGAKRVLDSTPLYDAVATMDTITLIRSAIRSLLRVAEEELEGELRGALASGDDYATSAKPQIDWDDTGAREELIDSRARDAYACLLVLEGRVLSAEVKEAAELLATVVGQDLEETEDGTYRIARRVAKDRVISTVDTEARHGHKLIEDLVDNEVASSGAADASAGSEPEPSCADEQESERPKVYGDAAYGTGEFLNHLEKAGIDSGCKTQPPHNRNGLFPKSHFQVDLDTDTVTCPAEIIVPIRRTAADGGGIACFADACTDCPLRLECTTASRGRSIRVGPHEKLLAEARHRQKDPDWAADYRATRPKVERKIGHLMRRRHGGRRARVRGLAKVDADFNLLAAAHNLARLAVLGIQWTTLGWVAGTA